In a genomic window of Ptiloglossa arizonensis isolate GNS036 chromosome 12, iyPtiAriz1_principal, whole genome shotgun sequence:
- the LOC143153005 gene encoding putative peptidoglycan muropeptide transporter SLC46 isoform X2, with protein sequence MWLYMMAFMVTSVVEQAFFVYKSCRVDHGYSEEVCSKLDDNKTIKAMVQMTVSNFHLWNNIAGHVVPIILAFFFGNWSDRRGRKIPIIVGLFGKFIYSFMIVINSMMDTWNLNYIVYTASLPMGMLGGDVTIFGSCFAYISDITSVQQRTLRITILDVVFLSSMPTGLALGSYLFTNVVNSSYTIMFTINAILIALAILYSLIRLKPKTLPQQKSFLGTNILTDFFDKEHVIETTRTMTKTRPNNKKFCLWLLLVIMMLYTFQRDEKPMSYLYTQLKFNWNVTTFSNFRTFQSVIFVLAMLIGVPVMSKLMGMKDTVIVAIGAISHATGRVIFALTKIPELFYVGAAVASLGPIVAPVLRSMTSKLIPVEERGKVFAMLAVCDNATPLFSGILYSKLYNATINSAPSSIYWLTFSTQIMILFLIVIVCFVKYSAKRNKQDYSTQE encoded by the exons ATGTGGCTCTACATGATGGCGTTTATGGTGACTTCGGTCGTCGAGCAAGCTTTCTTTGTTTATAAATCCTGTCGGGTCGATCATGGATATTCCGAGGAGGTTTGCTCAAAACTGGACGATAATAAAACTATAAAAGCTATGGTTCAG ATGACTGTATCAAATTTTCATCTGTGGAACAATATAGCTGGTCACGTGGTGCCTATAATATTAGCGTTCTTTTTTGGAAATTGGAGCGACCGACGTGGACGAAAGATACCGATCATCGTGGGACTGTTtggcaaatttatttattccttcATGATCGTGATCAATTCCATGATGGACACGTGGAATCTAAATTACATTGTTTATACCGCGAGTCTTCCAATGGGAATGTTAGGAGGCGATGTTACCATTTTTGGCAGTTGTTTCGCGTACATATCGGACATAACATCGGTTCAGCAGAGAACATTGAGGATCACCATTTTGGATGTCGTATTTCTCAGTTCTATGCCCACTG GTCTGGCTCTTGGATCCTATCTATTCACCAATGTAGTTAACTCATCGTACACGATCATGTTTACCATAAACGCGATCCTAATTGCTCTAGCGATATTGTACTCGTTGATAAGACTGAAGCCGAAAACATTGCCGCAACAAAAGTCATTTTTGGGTACCAATATTTTAACGGACTTCTTCGATAAGGAGCACGTGATCGAGACCACGAGGACAATGACAAAGACGAGaccgaataataaaaaattttgcCTATGGTTACTACTTGTGATCATGATGCTCTACACGTTTCAAAGGGACGAGAAACCCATGAGTTATCTATACACGCAACTGAAATTCAATTGGAACGTGACCACGTTCAGCAACTTCCGAACATTTCAATCGGTCATCTTCGTGTTAG CGATGCTAATCGGTGTGCCAGTGATGAGCAAATTAATGGGAATGAAGGATACCGTGATCGTGGCAATCGGTGCTATTTCACACGCTACCGGAAGAGTGATATTTGCCTTAACAAAGATACCGGAATTATTTTACGTTG gCGCTGCAGTGGCTTCGTTGGGTCCTATCGTTGCACCGGTCTTGAGATCGATGACTTCCAAACTCATCCCTGTGGAAGAACGCG gAAAAGTGTTCGCTATGCTGGCAGTCTGCGACAACGCTACGCCTTTGTTCAGTGGTATATTGTATTCTAAGCTTTACAACGCGACGATAAACTCTGCACCCAGTTCTATCTACTGGCTGACGTTCTCCACTCAAATCATGATTTTGTTTCTCATTGT gaTCGTTTGCTTCGTAAAGTATTCTGCGAAAAGAAATAAACAGGATTACTCCACTCAGGAATAG
- the LOC143153005 gene encoding putative peptidoglycan muropeptide transporter SLC46 isoform X1 → MVQHSSPHNRLLSTISAQHTTIMDNELNDNVKHKALSKYLGWIKDISVEPTMWLYMMAFMVTSVVEQAFFVYKSCRVDHGYSEEVCSKLDDNKTIKAMVQMTVSNFHLWNNIAGHVVPIILAFFFGNWSDRRGRKIPIIVGLFGKFIYSFMIVINSMMDTWNLNYIVYTASLPMGMLGGDVTIFGSCFAYISDITSVQQRTLRITILDVVFLSSMPTGLALGSYLFTNVVNSSYTIMFTINAILIALAILYSLIRLKPKTLPQQKSFLGTNILTDFFDKEHVIETTRTMTKTRPNNKKFCLWLLLVIMMLYTFQRDEKPMSYLYTQLKFNWNVTTFSNFRTFQSVIFVLAMLIGVPVMSKLMGMKDTVIVAIGAISHATGRVIFALTKIPELFYVGAAVASLGPIVAPVLRSMTSKLIPVEERGKVFAMLAVCDNATPLFSGILYSKLYNATINSAPSSIYWLTFSTQIMILFLIVIVCFVKYSAKRNKQDYSTQE, encoded by the exons ATGGTACAACACTCATCTCCACATAACCGTCTGTTATCTACAATCAGTGCACAACACACTACGATCATGGACAACGAG CTGAACGACAATGTTAAGCACAAAGCATTGAGCAAATACCTAGGATGGATAAAAGATATATCGGTGGAGCCTACAATGTGGCTCTACATGATGGCGTTTATGGTGACTTCGGTCGTCGAGCAAGCTTTCTTTGTTTATAAATCCTGTCGGGTCGATCATGGATATTCCGAGGAGGTTTGCTCAAAACTGGACGATAATAAAACTATAAAAGCTATGGTTCAG ATGACTGTATCAAATTTTCATCTGTGGAACAATATAGCTGGTCACGTGGTGCCTATAATATTAGCGTTCTTTTTTGGAAATTGGAGCGACCGACGTGGACGAAAGATACCGATCATCGTGGGACTGTTtggcaaatttatttattccttcATGATCGTGATCAATTCCATGATGGACACGTGGAATCTAAATTACATTGTTTATACCGCGAGTCTTCCAATGGGAATGTTAGGAGGCGATGTTACCATTTTTGGCAGTTGTTTCGCGTACATATCGGACATAACATCGGTTCAGCAGAGAACATTGAGGATCACCATTTTGGATGTCGTATTTCTCAGTTCTATGCCCACTG GTCTGGCTCTTGGATCCTATCTATTCACCAATGTAGTTAACTCATCGTACACGATCATGTTTACCATAAACGCGATCCTAATTGCTCTAGCGATATTGTACTCGTTGATAAGACTGAAGCCGAAAACATTGCCGCAACAAAAGTCATTTTTGGGTACCAATATTTTAACGGACTTCTTCGATAAGGAGCACGTGATCGAGACCACGAGGACAATGACAAAGACGAGaccgaataataaaaaattttgcCTATGGTTACTACTTGTGATCATGATGCTCTACACGTTTCAAAGGGACGAGAAACCCATGAGTTATCTATACACGCAACTGAAATTCAATTGGAACGTGACCACGTTCAGCAACTTCCGAACATTTCAATCGGTCATCTTCGTGTTAG CGATGCTAATCGGTGTGCCAGTGATGAGCAAATTAATGGGAATGAAGGATACCGTGATCGTGGCAATCGGTGCTATTTCACACGCTACCGGAAGAGTGATATTTGCCTTAACAAAGATACCGGAATTATTTTACGTTG gCGCTGCAGTGGCTTCGTTGGGTCCTATCGTTGCACCGGTCTTGAGATCGATGACTTCCAAACTCATCCCTGTGGAAGAACGCG gAAAAGTGTTCGCTATGCTGGCAGTCTGCGACAACGCTACGCCTTTGTTCAGTGGTATATTGTATTCTAAGCTTTACAACGCGACGATAAACTCTGCACCCAGTTCTATCTACTGGCTGACGTTCTCCACTCAAATCATGATTTTGTTTCTCATTGT gaTCGTTTGCTTCGTAAAGTATTCTGCGAAAAGAAATAAACAGGATTACTCCACTCAGGAATAG